In Flavobacterium gelatinilyticum, a genomic segment contains:
- a CDS encoding SusD/RagB family nutrient-binding outer membrane lipoprotein — MLKKLTYITLFALAFGSCSDALDEINKNPNATETPLAPYLLTGTLKQGADLYWGDANSFNSSLLFVQHWAKIQYTEPDRYDVSNTSFTSLWNTGYATLITDLNTIINFPEAQANPNYKGIALALRSWTFLLLTDAYGSIPYKEAGQKVTPAYNTQKEVYTGLLEDLKFAQSLLGASNGAVTGDLVYKGDIAKWKKFVNSLRLRIALRISDREPALAKQAAIEATSDAGGVINSNADTFKFTYISSPQQNPASLWFETRDDFRISKTMVDKLYELADPRLPVFAQLPSDASVGKYVGGANGLSNSDANNQGFAKTSKPGTYFLTSSSPAVIASHAETLFNLSEAAARGYISGDAAQYYRDAIRASLVQFGITDAAAITTYLNQPSVQYDPSNYAKSIGTQKWIAFFGQGLDAFTEWRRLDYPVLTAGPNTVLDGQIPSRFFYPGTEQSLNGNSYQAAIKEQGRDVLTTKLWFDVK; from the coding sequence ATGTTGAAAAAACTAACATATATAACATTGTTTGCATTGGCATTTGGCTCTTGCAGTGATGCGCTGGATGAAATTAATAAAAATCCAAATGCAACCGAAACGCCATTGGCACCTTATCTGCTCACAGGAACATTAAAACAGGGAGCTGATTTATATTGGGGAGATGCCAACAGCTTTAATTCCTCTTTACTATTCGTACAGCACTGGGCAAAAATACAGTATACAGAACCGGACAGATACGATGTTTCGAATACGTCTTTCACTTCATTGTGGAATACGGGATATGCAACTCTTATTACAGATTTAAATACGATTATAAATTTCCCTGAGGCACAAGCAAATCCAAATTACAAAGGAATTGCACTTGCACTTCGTTCATGGACATTTTTACTGCTGACAGATGCTTACGGAAGTATTCCGTACAAAGAAGCAGGTCAGAAAGTAACGCCGGCTTATAATACACAAAAAGAAGTTTACACCGGTTTACTCGAAGATTTAAAATTTGCTCAGTCTTTATTAGGAGCTTCAAATGGTGCGGTAACGGGAGATTTGGTTTACAAGGGAGATATTGCAAAATGGAAAAAATTCGTAAACTCGCTTCGTCTGCGTATCGCTTTACGAATTTCAGACAGAGAACCGGCTTTGGCAAAACAGGCAGCGATCGAAGCAACGAGTGATGCAGGAGGGGTAATAAACAGTAATGCCGATACTTTTAAATTTACCTATATTAGTTCGCCGCAGCAAAACCCGGCTTCTTTATGGTTTGAAACCCGAGATGATTTCCGTATTTCAAAAACGATGGTAGATAAATTATACGAATTAGCAGATCCTCGTTTACCGGTATTTGCACAATTGCCGTCAGATGCCAGCGTTGGGAAATATGTTGGAGGAGCAAACGGATTATCAAACAGTGATGCAAATAATCAGGGGTTTGCTAAAACATCAAAACCGGGAACATACTTCCTGACTTCATCATCTCCTGCGGTAATTGCTTCTCATGCCGAAACGTTATTTAATTTATCCGAAGCTGCAGCAAGAGGGTATATTTCTGGCGATGCAGCACAGTATTACAGAGATGCGATCAGAGCTTCATTAGTTCAGTTTGGTATTACAGATGCCGCAGCAATTACGACTTACCTAAATCAGCCAAGTGTGCAATATGATCCGTCAAATTATGCCAAATCGATTGGGACACAAAAATGGATCGCATTCTTCGGACAAGGTCTTGATGCTTTTACAGAGTGGAGAAGACTTGACTATCCGGTTTTAACAGCCGGCCCTAATACAGTTCTTGACGGGCAAATTCCTTCTCGTTTCTTCTATCCGGGAACAGAACAGTCTTTGAACGGGAACAGCTATCAGGCTGCGATAAAAGAACAAGGAAGAGATGTACTTACAACCAAACTATGGTTTGATGTAAAATAA
- a CDS encoding NAD(P)/FAD-dependent oxidoreductase: protein MKLRSTETFWPLISAMNISYPSIDSDITTEILIIGGGITGALTAYKLINEGKKVALVDRRDVCNGSTAASTALLQYEVDIPLHELIKIRGEKCAVDSFKNGKKAIFDIRQIIDDIKSDCGFEFKKSIYFTSYKKDIPLLKNEFKTRKQHLFDVSWLNKYELEKLGLKAIAAIESKTAAVMDPYRLANDLLKYCQDKGMQIYDRTNVTSIQTQKGKCIAHTENKFTITAEHVIHCTGYESTETLEEKVVDLKSTYAIASESLTEIPDILKNAVIWDTSSPYFYYRATPDNRIIMGGGDEDFVDAKKRDKLIPKKEVFLMRQFKRRFPDFAFKLDYSWAGTFGETKDGLPYFGKPNPKKNEHYLLGFGGNGITFSVMGINSIMDSINNKRDLDLEYYRFDR from the coding sequence ATGAAACTACGATCTACAGAAACTTTCTGGCCTTTAATAAGCGCCATGAACATCAGCTACCCCTCTATTGATTCTGATATCACGACCGAAATTTTAATAATTGGAGGCGGGATAACAGGAGCTCTAACCGCCTATAAATTAATTAACGAAGGAAAAAAAGTGGCCCTGGTCGACCGCCGGGACGTGTGCAACGGCAGCACCGCCGCCAGTACCGCCCTGCTTCAGTACGAAGTCGATATTCCGCTTCATGAATTGATTAAAATAAGAGGGGAAAAATGTGCTGTAGACAGTTTTAAAAATGGAAAAAAAGCCATATTCGACATTCGTCAGATTATTGATGATATCAAAAGCGACTGCGGATTCGAATTCAAGAAAAGTATTTATTTTACTTCATACAAAAAAGACATTCCGCTTTTAAAAAATGAATTTAAAACCAGAAAACAACACCTTTTTGATGTAAGCTGGCTGAATAAATATGAGCTTGAAAAGCTGGGATTAAAAGCTATAGCAGCCATAGAATCGAAAACCGCCGCGGTAATGGACCCTTACAGGCTCGCAAACGATCTGCTGAAATATTGTCAGGATAAAGGCATGCAGATTTATGACCGAACCAATGTAACTTCGATACAAACTCAAAAAGGAAAATGTATTGCACACACCGAAAATAAATTTACCATAACTGCAGAACACGTTATACACTGTACCGGCTATGAGAGTACTGAAACGCTCGAAGAAAAAGTGGTCGATTTAAAAAGCACCTACGCGATTGCCTCTGAATCGCTGACGGAAATTCCGGATATTTTAAAAAATGCCGTAATCTGGGACACATCGTCTCCTTATTTTTATTACAGGGCAACACCGGATAACCGAATCATTATGGGTGGCGGCGATGAAGATTTTGTCGATGCTAAAAAAAGGGACAAACTAATCCCGAAAAAAGAAGTTTTTTTAATGCGTCAGTTTAAAAGACGATTCCCTGATTTTGCCTTTAAACTCGATTATTCCTGGGCGGGAACTTTTGGTGAAACCAAAGACGGTCTCCCGTATTTCGGAAAACCAAATCCGAAGAAAAATGAGCATTATCTGCTGGGCTTTGGAGGAAACGGGATCACTTTCAGCGTAATGGGAATCAATTCAATTATGGATTCTATTAATAACAAAAGAGATCTGGATCTGGAATATTATCGTTTTGATCGTTGA